A genomic segment from Microthrixaceae bacterium encodes:
- a CDS encoding metal-dependent hydrolase: MTILDPPIATEITSAGPEVGSTNPSAHRQIPVRHLHTDPTAVESGWLVPDDPIFSHLLATLSAVFPNGEDFFVAAVRRHRDAVGDNPTLKAQVKGFIGQEAMHGRAHRQLNARLAELGYHTVRADHLIEVIVARILQAPPRTLAIAATAAAEHYTGLLAESVLGHEPTRKILFGHSAVEPLICWHALEELEHKNVAFDVMDAAGAGYPTRALGFGVTTTVLAGYVAAEWARAVFEDRHRITRAHRRRFRSNLARQRLLSWWFLRRAFMYLRPGFHPDDTGTDQLVETWRYRLSQIATVPETKAARS, encoded by the coding sequence GTGACCATCCTTGACCCACCCATCGCAACCGAGATCACGTCCGCCGGACCCGAGGTCGGATCCACGAATCCGTCGGCTCACCGCCAGATTCCTGTGCGGCATCTCCACACCGACCCCACCGCCGTCGAGTCGGGCTGGCTCGTCCCCGACGACCCGATCTTCAGCCACCTCCTCGCCACGCTGTCGGCGGTGTTTCCCAACGGCGAGGACTTCTTCGTCGCCGCCGTGCGTCGGCACCGCGACGCGGTCGGCGATAATCCGACGCTCAAGGCGCAGGTCAAGGGGTTCATCGGGCAGGAGGCCATGCACGGCCGAGCGCACCGACAGCTCAACGCCAGGCTCGCCGAACTCGGATACCACACGGTTCGCGCCGATCACCTCATCGAGGTCATCGTCGCCCGGATCCTTCAGGCACCGCCCCGGACGCTCGCCATCGCGGCGACCGCCGCCGCCGAGCATTACACGGGCCTGCTCGCCGAGTCGGTGCTCGGCCACGAGCCGACCCGCAAGATCCTGTTCGGACATTCCGCGGTCGAGCCGCTGATCTGTTGGCATGCGCTCGAGGAGCTCGAACACAAGAACGTCGCCTTCGACGTCATGGACGCCGCGGGCGCCGGATACCCCACCCGGGCGCTCGGCTTCGGCGTCACCACCACCGTGCTGGCCGGCTACGTCGCGGCCGAGTGGGCCCGGGCGGTGTTCGAGGATCGTCACCGCATCACCCGAGCACACCGGCGCCGGTTCCGATCCAACCTCGCCCGCCAACGCCTCCTCAGCTGGTGGTTCCTGCGGCGGGCGTTCATGTACCTGCGACCGGGCTTTCACCCCGACGACACCGGAACCGACCAACTCGTCGAGACGTGGCGATATCGCCTCTCGCAGATCGCCACGGTTCCCGAAACGAAGGCGGCCCGTTCGTGA
- a CDS encoding cytochrome P450 gives MGHELQAVNDRTIDSVGVSREMVVAASKHLLTLDPPEHTSYRKIVNRGFTPRQIGLLESTVRELLNDLLDQHTTREAFDFTTEVSMPLPVNIIARMIGSPAESDALLLRWSNEAIASTDLEYSAGEMSQLGAVMSLIGHFNTLRVEREAVPSDDLISLLLDAEVDGESLTDTRLMLFLILLTAAGNETTRTAFSHAVVEFANHPDEWQRLREHPELIRSAVEEIVRYSSPVLYFRRNAVEDLDIAGHHVSAGDIVALWYASANRDPAVFDDPDRFDIGRDPNPHVSFGGGGPHFCLGASLARLEIRVLLETLVERYEHIELAGPIERMRSNFLHGIKHLPVVLR, from the coding sequence GTGGGGCACGAACTTCAAGCGGTCAATGACCGAACGATCGACAGCGTCGGCGTCTCACGGGAGATGGTCGTGGCGGCATCGAAGCATCTCTTGACCTTGGACCCACCCGAGCACACCTCCTATCGCAAGATCGTGAACCGAGGGTTCACACCACGCCAGATCGGCCTTCTCGAGTCGACGGTGCGCGAACTCCTCAACGACCTGCTCGATCAGCACACCACCCGCGAGGCCTTCGATTTCACCACCGAGGTTTCGATGCCGCTGCCGGTCAACATCATCGCCCGGATGATCGGTTCGCCCGCAGAATCTGACGCCCTGCTCCTGCGATGGAGCAATGAGGCCATCGCGTCGACCGACCTCGAGTACTCGGCCGGCGAGATGTCCCAACTCGGAGCGGTCATGTCGCTCATCGGCCACTTCAACACGTTGCGCGTCGAACGCGAGGCGGTCCCGAGCGACGATCTCATCTCGTTGCTGCTCGATGCGGAGGTCGACGGGGAGTCGCTCACCGATACCCGCCTCATGTTGTTCCTCATCTTGTTGACCGCCGCCGGAAACGAGACCACCAGAACCGCGTTCAGCCATGCGGTCGTCGAATTCGCGAATCACCCCGACGAGTGGCAGCGGCTGCGCGAACACCCCGAGCTCATCCGCTCGGCGGTCGAGGAGATCGTGCGATATTCGTCACCGGTGCTGTACTTCCGCCGCAATGCGGTCGAAGACCTCGATATCGCCGGGCACCACGTCTCCGCCGGCGACATCGTAGCCCTGTGGTACGCCTCGGCAAATCGTGATCCGGCGGTCTTCGACGACCCCGATCGCTTCGACATCGGACGCGACCCCAATCCGCACGTCTCCTTCGGCGGAGGTGGCCCCCACTTCTGTCTCGGGGCGTCGCTCGCCCGCCTCGAAATCCGAGTGCTCCTCGAAACGCTCGTTGAACGCTACGAACACATCGAACTCGCGGGGCCGATCGAGCGGATGCGGTCGAATTTCCTTCACGGAATCAAGCATCTGCCGGTCGTCCTTCGTTGA
- a CDS encoding TetR/AcrR family transcriptional regulator gives MAETSRRTQQDRSAATQRALLDATIECLVEYGYAGTTTRLVAERAQVSRGAQTHHYPTKRDLVVAAVERLFDEQARHFTSAFDQVDPTVRTLEHAVEALWEIATGPAYAAVLEVLVAARTDEELRVVVHGVAAALETTVVDLLMWFAPAITDRDIARRLVGLVFTLVQGGAVSRLGGFGQPDEVIRLATSMIDVALAAVIAPTTEPTAPSEALSTTVATTPHRDTQPTRTNLSEDRP, from the coding sequence GTGGCCGAGACCTCGAGACGAACACAACAAGACCGCAGCGCCGCAACCCAGCGCGCCCTGCTCGACGCGACGATCGAGTGCCTCGTCGAATACGGCTATGCGGGCACGACCACGCGCCTGGTCGCCGAACGAGCACAGGTCTCCCGCGGTGCACAAACCCACCACTACCCGACCAAACGCGACCTCGTCGTCGCCGCGGTCGAGCGGCTCTTCGACGAACAGGCGCGACATTTCACCAGCGCGTTCGATCAGGTCGACCCCACGGTGCGGACCCTTGAACATGCGGTCGAGGCGTTGTGGGAGATCGCGACCGGACCGGCCTACGCGGCCGTCCTCGAAGTGCTCGTCGCCGCACGAACCGACGAGGAATTGCGTGTCGTGGTCCACGGGGTGGCCGCCGCGCTCGAAACCACCGTGGTGGACCTGTTGATGTGGTTCGCCCCGGCGATCACCGACCGCGACATCGCCCGCCGCCTCGTCGGGCTGGTGTTCACCCTCGTTCAGGGCGGGGCCGTCTCGCGCCTCGGCGGGTTCGGACAACCCGACGAAGTCATCCGGCTGGCCACCTCCATGATCGACGTCGCCCTCGCGGCGGTCATCGCCCCAACCACGGAGCCGACAGCGCCGTCGGAAGCGCTGTCGACCACCGTCGCCACGACACCACACCGCGATACCCAACCCACCCGCACGAACCTCTCGGAGGACCGGCCGTGA
- a CDS encoding fumarate hydratase: MADFDFSELLPLGDDPTPYRLISTEGVSTFEANGNTFLQVEPEALTLLTQTAMRDIAHLLRPGHLQQLRNICDDPEASANDYFVALELLKNANIAAGGVLPSCQDTGTAIVKGKKGQFVIVNGGHDEQHLARGVFNTYQTSNLRYSQMAPLNMWDEVNTGNNLPAEIKISSIDGNAYKFLFMAKGGGSANKSYLFQETKALLNPKSLAAFLDKNLRNIGTSACPPYHLAIVVGGTSAEFALETAKLASARYLDSLPTEGSKLGHGFRDLDMEQEVLEITRNFGIGAQFGGKYFCHDVRVIRLPRHGASCPVAVAVSCSADRQALAKITTEGIFLEQLETDPAHYLPDPHEGQIGGEVVSIDLNRTMDEIRQELSKYPVKTRLSLTGTLVVARDIAHAKIAERLDAGEPMPQYLRDHAVYYAGPAKTPEGMASGSFGPTTAGRMDSYVDKFQAAGGSFVMLAKGNRSQQVTDACQAHGGFYLGSIGGPAARLAKDSIRKVEVLDYEELGMEAVWRIEVEDFPAFIVVDDKGNDFFADVSTPVTLK, translated from the coding sequence ATGGCCGACTTCGACTTTTCCGAGCTGCTTCCGCTCGGCGACGATCCCACCCCGTACAGGCTCATCAGCACCGAGGGTGTCAGCACCTTCGAGGCGAACGGCAACACGTTCCTTCAGGTCGAACCCGAGGCGTTGACCCTGCTCACCCAGACCGCCATGCGCGACATCGCGCATCTGTTGCGGCCCGGACACCTCCAGCAGCTCCGCAACATCTGCGACGACCCGGAAGCGAGCGCGAACGATTACTTCGTCGCCCTCGAGCTGCTCAAGAACGCCAACATCGCGGCAGGCGGGGTGTTGCCCTCGTGTCAGGACACCGGCACCGCGATCGTCAAGGGCAAGAAGGGACAGTTCGTGATCGTCAACGGCGGCCACGACGAGCAACACCTGGCCCGCGGCGTGTTCAACACGTATCAGACCTCCAACCTTCGCTACAGCCAGATGGCGCCGCTGAACATGTGGGACGAGGTCAACACCGGCAACAACCTGCCAGCGGAGATCAAGATCTCCTCCATCGACGGCAACGCCTACAAGTTCCTGTTCATGGCCAAAGGTGGCGGCTCCGCCAACAAGAGCTACCTGTTCCAGGAGACCAAGGCGTTGCTCAACCCCAAGAGCCTCGCTGCGTTCCTCGACAAGAACCTGCGCAACATCGGCACCTCAGCCTGTCCGCCCTATCACCTCGCCATCGTCGTCGGCGGAACCTCGGCGGAGTTCGCGCTCGAGACCGCCAAGTTGGCCTCCGCCCGGTACCTCGATTCTCTGCCGACCGAAGGGTCCAAGCTCGGCCACGGGTTCCGCGACCTCGACATGGAACAAGAGGTCCTCGAGATCACCCGCAATTTCGGCATCGGTGCCCAGTTCGGCGGCAAGTACTTCTGCCACGACGTCCGCGTCATCCGGCTCCCCCGCCACGGCGCCTCGTGCCCCGTGGCCGTGGCGGTGTCGTGTTCGGCCGACCGCCAGGCGCTCGCCAAGATCACCACCGAGGGGATCTTCCTCGAGCAGCTCGAAACCGACCCGGCGCACTACCTGCCCGACCCGCACGAAGGCCAGATCGGCGGCGAGGTCGTGTCGATCGACCTCAACCGCACCATGGACGAGATCCGCCAGGAGCTGTCGAAGTACCCGGTCAAGACCCGCCTGTCGCTCACCGGAACCCTGGTGGTCGCCCGCGACATCGCACACGCCAAGATCGCCGAACGCCTCGACGCCGGCGAACCGATGCCGCAGTACCTGCGCGATCACGCGGTGTACTACGCCGGACCGGCCAAGACCCCCGAAGGGATGGCCTCGGGGTCATTCGGCCCGACGACCGCAGGCCGGATGGATTCCTACGTCGACAAGTTCCAGGCGGCCGGTGGCAGCTTTGTGATGTTGGCCAAGGGCAACCGCAGCCAACAGGTCACCGACGCGTGCCAGGCCCACGGCGGGTTCTACCTCGGCTCGATCGGTGGCCCGGCCGCACGCCTCGCCAAGGACTCGATCCGCAAGGTCGAGGTTCTCGACTATGAGGAACTCGGCATGGAGGCCGTGTGGCGCATCGAGGTGGAGGATTTCCCCGCCTTCATCGTCGTCGATGACAAGGGCAACGACTTCTTCGCCGACGTTTCCACCCCGGTGACGCTCAAGTAG
- a CDS encoding SpoIID/LytB domain-containing protein, translated as MLRNPRRVVVLVVCAALVSALGCQPEVPAPDATFTVSGGGYGHGVGMSQYGAYGRALAGHDVAQILDAYYPGTAIEPRSLGNIRVHIGDAQATELTNPTGNIVITAESGASSVIAGPNERLAVRRNGASVQVQVVAPNVGGTLTFPGAQHVYFSSAGDESIRVAATGRSYRFGRLDVSPNGVGLRMIVRDLSMDQYLYGLGEMPASWPLEALKAQAIAGRSYAARALAAPKNAEFDLYSTTVDQAYVGTSVTDGSSYGANWKAAVDATSGRVLTHGAAVAQTYYSSSNGGFSERSDYVWASSLPYLIAAADPFDAVAANKNSRWTRTFTATELGAWVENAGRGSIGAVTRVELSGNLGASGRAERATVKLVGVTASATMTGAQFRTMINNRAGASRQLLSTRFTVSPTPGAAAPDLPQPGPPPATNPGAAGDTTPPNLAVWHSDPMTFGAAGQVCSYVTSDEPTIYALSINLRGTEVKSPVGGVSPDRPALMCIAIPARLRPTKPTLVTFTAVGIDAAVNYRFVVKQVTVQR; from the coding sequence ATGCTGAGGAACCCTCGACGTGTCGTCGTCCTGGTGGTGTGCGCAGCGCTGGTTTCGGCGCTTGGCTGCCAACCGGAGGTGCCGGCGCCGGACGCAACCTTCACCGTGTCGGGCGGCGGATACGGCCACGGTGTCGGGATGAGCCAGTACGGGGCCTACGGGCGCGCGCTGGCGGGTCACGACGTGGCGCAGATCCTCGACGCCTACTATCCGGGCACTGCGATCGAGCCGAGGTCGTTGGGCAATATCCGGGTTCACATCGGTGATGCGCAGGCGACGGAGCTGACGAACCCGACCGGCAACATCGTCATCACCGCCGAATCGGGTGCCTCCAGCGTGATCGCCGGGCCGAACGAACGTCTCGCGGTACGTCGTAACGGCGCGTCGGTGCAGGTACAGGTGGTCGCACCCAACGTCGGAGGAACACTCACGTTTCCGGGGGCGCAACATGTGTACTTCTCCTCGGCCGGCGACGAGTCGATTCGCGTCGCGGCCACCGGACGGAGCTATCGGTTCGGCCGCCTCGATGTGTCGCCGAACGGGGTCGGGTTGCGGATGATCGTTCGCGACCTGTCGATGGATCAGTACCTCTACGGGCTCGGCGAGATGCCGGCGAGTTGGCCACTCGAGGCGCTCAAGGCCCAGGCGATCGCCGGGCGCAGCTACGCGGCGCGGGCGTTGGCCGCTCCGAAGAACGCCGAGTTCGACCTGTACTCGACCACCGTCGACCAGGCGTATGTGGGTACCTCGGTGACCGATGGATCGTCGTACGGGGCGAACTGGAAGGCGGCGGTGGACGCAACCTCGGGCAGGGTGCTGACCCATGGCGCCGCCGTCGCTCAGACGTACTACTCCTCGTCCAACGGCGGCTTCAGCGAGCGTTCCGACTATGTCTGGGCGTCGTCGTTGCCCTATCTGATCGCCGCGGCGGACCCGTTCGACGCCGTGGCTGCGAACAAGAACTCGCGCTGGACACGAACCTTCACCGCTACCGAGTTGGGCGCCTGGGTGGAAAACGCCGGTCGCGGGTCGATCGGTGCCGTAACCCGAGTTGAACTGTCCGGCAACCTCGGGGCCTCCGGACGAGCTGAGCGTGCGACGGTGAAACTCGTCGGAGTCACCGCGTCGGCGACCATGACCGGCGCGCAGTTCCGCACGATGATCAACAACCGGGCGGGCGCGTCTCGCCAGCTGCTGTCGACACGGTTCACGGTGAGCCCGACGCCCGGCGCCGCCGCACCGGACCTGCCGCAACCAGGGCCACCGCCGGCGACCAATCCGGGCGCTGCGGGTGACACGACACCTCCGAATCTCGCGGTCTGGCACAGCGACCCGATGACGTTCGGCGCTGCGGGCCAGGTCTGCAGCTACGTGACGAGTGACGAGCCGACGATCTACGCGCTGTCCATCAACCTTCGGGGAACGGAGGTGAAGAGCCCGGTGGGCGGCGTTTCCCCCGACCGTCCGGCGCTCATGTGCATCGCGATTCCCGCGCGGCTCCGGCCGACGAAGCCCACGCTGGTGACCTTCACCGCCGTCGGAATCGACGCCGCGGTGAACTACCGGTTCGTCGTGAAGCAGGTGACGGTTCAGCGCTGA
- the pgl gene encoding 6-phosphogluconolactonase produces the protein MIQFRYIGTDEFAQVGAELLAERIDEAVAERGVCHLAVSGGRAPWELFGVLGRRDLKWTQVHIWQVDERVAPDRDVDRNSVGLKTSLLALAPVPESNIHWMDVTSDDLESAAAAYAEELDRVCGGVLDIVHLGLGADGNTASWSPGDPVSDVDDADVAISAEFNGFVRMTLTPRCVNRARGRIFLVTGGDKERAIDELTNGGDIPAAKVTPAATVAIVALPAPLHEDLD, from the coding sequence ATGATCCAGTTTCGTTACATCGGAACCGACGAGTTCGCCCAGGTCGGCGCCGAACTTCTCGCCGAGCGCATCGACGAGGCGGTCGCCGAACGCGGCGTGTGCCACCTCGCCGTTTCCGGTGGTCGCGCACCGTGGGAGCTGTTCGGGGTCCTCGGCAGACGAGACCTGAAGTGGACCCAGGTGCACATCTGGCAGGTCGACGAGCGGGTAGCTCCCGACCGCGACGTCGATCGCAACAGTGTCGGGCTCAAGACCTCCCTGCTCGCGCTCGCACCAGTGCCGGAGTCGAACATCCACTGGATGGACGTGACCTCCGACGACCTTGAGTCAGCCGCCGCAGCGTACGCCGAAGAACTCGACCGGGTCTGTGGCGGCGTCCTCGACATCGTGCACCTCGGCCTTGGCGCGGATGGCAACACCGCGAGCTGGTCACCCGGCGATCCGGTAAGCGATGTCGACGATGCCGACGTGGCGATCAGCGCCGAATTCAACGGATTCGTCCGCATGACCCTCACCCCCCGATGCGTGAATCGGGCGCGGGGGCGCATCTTTCTCGTCACCGGTGGCGACAAGGAACGGGCGATCGACGAGCTCACCAACGGCGGCGACATCCCCGCCGCGAAGGTGACCCCGGCGGCCACGGTCGCGATCGTCGCCCTTCCGGCACCGCTACACGAGGATCTCGACTGA
- a CDS encoding BMP family ABC transporter substrate-binding protein, with product MKRNAWIAALLAGSLLASACGKSDDSGSDDTDSGSSTGQAGSDDVVKVAWILPGPINDGGWSTAHNEGRLAVEEHFGDKVETTYKESVADGPQADQVVADLVKDGYDLIFGASFGFGESLIPASEANPDIAFEHATGIEPLDNMGIYFGAGEQSLYLTGMAAGAETTSNLIGFVAPFPIPEVIRHINAYTLGAQAMNPDAQVKVVWTNSWFDPETERKAAESLIADGADVIANGGDGPAPGEAAQAAGVAWTGYDADQSENFPDIWLTAALYHWGDYYIGQVQKLIDGTWEPGDYYGNIADGLTDIAPFGKRVSAETQAKIMEKRDEYIAGTFDETAGPIYDQDGELKIPEGEVMSHADQMSVMWFVKGVIGTIPSS from the coding sequence GTGAAGCGAAATGCATGGATCGCCGCTCTTTTGGCGGGTTCGCTGCTTGCCAGCGCATGTGGCAAGTCGGACGATTCCGGCTCGGACGACACGGATTCAGGATCCTCGACCGGCCAGGCCGGCTCCGACGACGTGGTGAAGGTGGCCTGGATTCTCCCCGGGCCGATCAACGACGGCGGCTGGTCGACGGCGCACAACGAGGGACGTCTCGCCGTCGAGGAGCACTTCGGTGACAAGGTCGAGACCACGTACAAGGAAAGCGTCGCCGACGGTCCCCAGGCCGACCAGGTGGTCGCCGACCTGGTCAAGGACGGATACGACCTCATCTTCGGTGCGTCCTTCGGGTTCGGCGAGTCGCTCATCCCGGCGTCTGAAGCGAACCCCGACATCGCGTTCGAACACGCGACGGGGATCGAGCCGCTCGACAACATGGGTATCTATTTCGGAGCGGGCGAACAGTCGCTCTATCTCACCGGCATGGCCGCGGGCGCCGAGACCACGTCCAACCTGATCGGTTTCGTTGCGCCCTTCCCGATCCCGGAGGTGATCCGTCACATCAACGCCTACACCCTCGGCGCACAGGCGATGAACCCGGACGCGCAGGTGAAGGTCGTGTGGACCAACTCCTGGTTCGATCCCGAGACCGAGCGCAAGGCCGCGGAGTCGTTGATCGCGGACGGTGCCGACGTGATCGCCAACGGCGGCGACGGTCCGGCCCCGGGCGAGGCCGCGCAGGCCGCTGGGGTGGCCTGGACGGGTTACGACGCGGATCAGTCGGAGAACTTCCCCGACATCTGGCTGACCGCGGCGCTGTATCACTGGGGCGACTATTACATCGGGCAGGTCCAGAAATTGATCGACGGGACCTGGGAACCGGGCGACTACTACGGCAACATCGCCGATGGCCTGACCGACATCGCCCCGTTCGGCAAGCGGGTGAGCGCCGAGACCCAGGCCAAGATCATGGAAAAGCGCGACGAGTACATCGCCGGAACCTTCGACGAGACCGCCGGGCCGATCTACGACCAGGACGGCGAACTCAAGATTCCGGAGGGCGAGGTGATGAGCCACGCCGATCAGATGAGCGTCATGTGGTTCGTCAAGGGCGTCATCGGAACGATCCCGTCGAGCTGA
- a CDS encoding Maf family protein: MDPAPTAGRGAGRRLILASASPRRSELLAGAGYEFDIVAADIDETPFEYEKPEAYVERLAAAKAAAVAAQHPDAVVVGADTIVVLGNELVGKPRDDADAAAILRRLSGAAHHVLTGIAVASPTLNTALSVESAVWFRELDDDEIDAYVATGEPLDKAGAYAIQGGGADFVSEIEGAWDNIVGLPVSWLEGLLLPAGVTPR; this comes from the coding sequence ATGGACCCTGCACCCACCGCCGGCCGTGGTGCCGGGCGTCGGTTGATCCTCGCTTCGGCCTCGCCGCGGCGCAGCGAACTGCTGGCGGGCGCCGGTTACGAATTCGACATTGTCGCTGCCGATATCGACGAGACCCCGTTCGAGTACGAGAAGCCCGAGGCCTACGTGGAGCGGCTGGCGGCAGCCAAGGCGGCTGCGGTCGCCGCACAGCACCCCGATGCCGTGGTCGTGGGAGCCGACACGATCGTGGTGCTGGGAAACGAATTGGTCGGCAAGCCTCGCGACGATGCCGACGCGGCGGCGATCCTGCGACGGCTGTCCGGCGCCGCCCATCACGTCCTCACCGGCATCGCCGTCGCGTCACCGACGCTGAACACGGCGCTCTCGGTCGAGTCCGCGGTGTGGTTCCGCGAACTCGACGACGACGAGATCGACGCCTACGTGGCCACCGGCGAACCCCTGGACAAGGCCGGCGCCTACGCGATTCAGGGCGGAGGTGCCGACTTCGTGTCCGAGATCGAGGGTGCGTGGGACAACATCGTCGGCCTCCCCGTGAGCTGGCTCGAGGGGCTGCTGCTCCCGGCAGGCGTCACGCCGCGCTGA
- the dusB gene encoding tRNA dihydrouridine synthase DusB, with protein sequence MNIGPLVFDTPVVLAPMAGVTNAPFRRLCRRHGAGLYVSEMITARAYVEGNAKTMRLAHFDEDEPIRSIQLYGIDAHHVGEAVRKLIDSSHVDHIDLNFGCPAPKVTRNGGGSALPVRHRLLRDIVRAAVQATGSSGVPVTAKFRMGIDDGHLNFLRTGRICEDEGCSAVALHARTTEQLYSGDARWDAIGELKASITSIPVLGNGDIWEAADAVAMMRRTGCDGVVIGRGCLGRPWLFRDLAAALGGSPIPEAPTFGEVVDMMLEHLDLLIDWAGPWIGVREFRKHTGWYLKGYATGGDVRRELNQLESREQLADTLGRFDRSSTMSSEGRRAKRGHVGGPRAVSLPDRWFDNEDAIDALAADAESISSGG encoded by the coding sequence ATGAACATCGGCCCACTCGTTTTCGATACTCCCGTGGTGCTGGCCCCGATGGCCGGCGTCACCAACGCGCCGTTTCGCCGGTTGTGCCGCCGCCACGGCGCCGGGTTGTACGTCAGCGAGATGATCACCGCCCGCGCCTATGTCGAGGGCAATGCGAAGACGATGCGCCTCGCTCATTTCGACGAGGACGAACCCATCCGCAGCATCCAGCTGTACGGGATCGACGCCCACCACGTCGGCGAGGCGGTTCGCAAACTGATCGACTCCTCTCATGTCGACCACATCGACCTGAACTTCGGGTGCCCCGCCCCGAAGGTCACACGCAACGGCGGCGGTTCCGCACTGCCGGTGCGCCATCGGCTGCTGCGCGACATCGTGCGCGCCGCAGTGCAAGCGACGGGTTCGAGCGGCGTGCCGGTGACCGCCAAGTTCCGGATGGGCATCGACGACGGCCACCTGAACTTTCTGCGCACCGGCAGGATCTGTGAGGACGAAGGGTGCTCCGCGGTCGCCCTGCACGCCCGCACGACCGAGCAGCTGTACTCCGGAGATGCCCGCTGGGACGCGATCGGCGAGCTGAAGGCCTCGATCACCTCGATTCCCGTATTGGGCAACGGCGACATCTGGGAGGCCGCCGACGCCGTGGCGATGATGCGGCGCACCGGCTGCGACGGCGTCGTGATCGGGAGGGGATGTCTTGGACGACCGTGGTTGTTTCGCGATCTCGCCGCAGCACTCGGCGGTTCGCCGATACCGGAGGCGCCCACCTTCGGCGAGGTCGTCGACATGATGCTCGAGCATCTCGACCTGTTGATCGATTGGGCCGGGCCGTGGATTGGCGTTCGGGAGTTCCGCAAACACACCGGCTGGTACCTGAAGGGGTACGCGACCGGCGGCGATGTACGGCGCGAACTCAATCAACTCGAAAGCCGCGAACAACTCGCCGACACCCTCGGGCGCTTCGACCGTTCGTCGACGATGAGTTCCGAGGGCCGCCGCGCGAAGCGCGGCCATGTGGGCGGTCCGCGGGCGGTGTCGCTGCCGGATCGCTGGTTCGACAACGAGGACGCGATCGACGCCCTGGCGGCCGACGCCGAGTCGATCAGTTCGGGAGGGTGA
- a CDS encoding coproporphyrinogen III oxidase family protein — translation MLSAVPVRHAYVHVPFCASICPFCSFHVKVREAGDVAAYLDRLEEELAEIVAVVPVDLDTLYVGGGTPSYLRTAELARLCEMVERHLGRPRREATLEVHPSTATASRVRHWVELGFTRLSIGAQSFDDEVLRRLGRTHSGADALACIEWALAAAQVTSVDLMMPTAGQDVSADVRRAVATGAQHISVYALTIEPGTPFAMDGVRVDDGGAAEALSAAADLLGAAGFERYEVSNYARPQARCLHNQAYWAVAPSLGIGPSASGVVCCDDGSLIRWTNPTLDRWRVARSPLMVIESDRDARSDGGGSVEHVHGEDLMRDLLMCGLRRVDGVDLDEVTRRSGVDPRDVRRSELARLSDDALVDIDGALLAATDRGRLLLDQVTVALW, via the coding sequence GTGCTGTCTGCGGTACCCGTTCGTCATGCGTACGTGCACGTTCCGTTTTGTGCGTCGATCTGCCCGTTTTGCAGCTTCCATGTGAAGGTGCGCGAGGCCGGTGATGTGGCGGCCTACCTCGATCGGCTCGAGGAGGAACTCGCCGAGATCGTGGCGGTGGTGCCGGTCGATCTCGACACCCTGTATGTGGGTGGCGGAACGCCGTCGTATCTTCGAACGGCGGAACTGGCCCGACTGTGTGAGATGGTCGAACGGCACCTGGGTCGCCCGCGCCGCGAGGCCACCCTCGAGGTGCACCCCTCGACCGCAACCGCGTCGCGGGTGCGCCACTGGGTCGAACTCGGATTCACCCGGCTCAGCATCGGCGCCCAGAGTTTCGACGATGAGGTGCTGCGGCGCCTCGGCCGCACCCATAGCGGTGCCGACGCGTTGGCCTGTATCGAGTGGGCCCTCGCCGCGGCGCAGGTGACCTCGGTAGACCTGATGATGCCGACCGCGGGTCAAGACGTGTCGGCGGATGTGCGCCGGGCGGTCGCCACCGGGGCACAACACATCTCGGTGTACGCGTTGACGATCGAGCCGGGAACACCCTTCGCGATGGACGGGGTTCGCGTCGATGACGGGGGTGCCGCTGAGGCGTTGAGCGCCGCTGCCGATCTGCTGGGTGCCGCCGGGTTCGAACGCTACGAGGTGTCGAACTATGCGCGACCGCAAGCGCGTTGCCTCCACAATCAGGCGTACTGGGCGGTGGCGCCGTCGCTCGGCATCGGCCCCTCGGCGTCGGGGGTCGTGTGCTGTGACGACGGTTCGTTGATCCGCTGGACCAATCCGACACTCGATCGGTGGCGCGTCGCCAGGTCGCCGCTCATGGTCATCGAGTCGGATCGCGACGCCCGAAGCGACGGCGGCGGCTCCGTCGAACATGTGCATGGCGAAGACCTGATGCGCGACCTGCTGATGTGCGGGCTTCGACGGGTGGACGGGGTCGATCTCGACGAGGTGACTCGCCGAAGCGGCGTCGACCCTCGCGATGTGCGTCGCAGCGAACTGGCACGCCTGAGCGACGATGCGCTGGTCGACATCGACGGGGCGCTGTTGGCGGCGACCGACCGTGGACGGTTGCTGCTCGACCAGGTCACCGTTGCGCTCTGGTGA